In Halomonas alkalicola, the following proteins share a genomic window:
- a CDS encoding DUF2857 domain-containing protein: MSSSSANLNQALLSQVMGFLREGNMRRALALGFSEDELRTLRRLRASDIDSLACAGPVVARFSVDHAALRGVLARIDRDQDRETLIDRCLRLGASVSMMGAFFGLTGNDCSTRRQLLGIAPRQGRLAMPPEQAEHDAWERWQHIALDPKATDDLQGMVTLAEETDIPLAVVWHLVKQWVDPGQPRTAPPAEEWASPEGER, from the coding sequence ATGAGCTCTTCATCCGCCAACCTGAATCAGGCGCTGCTCAGCCAGGTCATGGGGTTTCTTCGTGAGGGCAACATGCGCCGTGCGCTGGCCCTCGGCTTCAGTGAGGATGAGCTGCGCACCCTGCGGCGACTGAGAGCGAGCGATATCGACTCGCTGGCCTGCGCAGGACCAGTGGTAGCGCGCTTCTCGGTGGATCACGCCGCACTGCGCGGCGTCCTGGCGCGCATCGATCGTGATCAGGACCGTGAGACCCTGATTGACCGCTGCCTGAGGCTGGGGGCCAGCGTCAGCATGATGGGCGCCTTCTTCGGGCTGACCGGCAACGACTGCTCGACGCGCCGTCAGCTATTGGGCATCGCACCTCGCCAGGGGCGGCTGGCGATGCCGCCGGAGCAGGCTGAGCACGATGCCTGGGAGCGCTGGCAGCATATCGCCCTGGACCCCAAGGCGACCGATGACCTGCAGGGTATGGTGACCCTCGCCGAGGAGACCGATATCCCGCTGGCGGTGGTGTGGCACCTGGTCAAGCAGTGGGTCGACCCCGGCCAGCCGCGCACGGCGCCGCCGGCCGAAGAGTGGGCGTCACCTGAAGGAGAGCGGTGA
- a CDS encoding ParB family protein, translating into MKRPSDQQLRERLMQPSPKRQGQPVDAMTPPDQEMAVWVTLDMLKPYEHNPRQVQNPKYEEIKASIRAAGLKHKPPVTQRPGEKHYTICDGGNTRLQILRELYEETGESRFHAFYALYRPWQSEVKMLTGHLSENDNRGQLLWIERAKGVMDAKAMYEEESGDTLSQRELVKRLAEDGYQVAQSHISKMLYTVEHLLPTLPNTLYSGLGRPQVEKLISYREACRLIWERCTQEVEPQGFADTWHQTMAWFDDEGQTEMNWGIVVDRLCGMLADYTGVHFNVCELTLDNIVTYRKRRWDLEEHQAFEALDVELQQMRDPDAQPPSLYPPLPEPATGGAPVVKVPASDPGREPQSQPQTDPQAEQLPSPRTLSRDAPTDDERAESAELLRLREQVAALEREKQQLSESPSPSVSVFSEPASEADPVPMAAPAEEAGDWPEGAARTEAERAARLEGLTQSRWEETPGKRGYRHHLASELGVPSFDFEQLAPLAAPVLSGETTPPIADVWFIEGVEDEPRSLRIRIRELVQVIARWGGFGGSDVVIADDDGIGFDLNPLPEAADRRARFAWQALASLRGELNPEYPADATLWGALLGTHREEGAESAWDDAVLLRFFRLVRLIRRLREHLQGQQEAQS; encoded by the coding sequence ATGAAACGCCCGAGCGACCAGCAGCTTCGTGAGCGCCTGATGCAGCCCAGCCCCAAGCGTCAGGGGCAGCCCGTGGATGCCATGACACCGCCCGACCAGGAGATGGCCGTCTGGGTCACCCTGGACATGCTCAAGCCCTACGAGCACAACCCCCGGCAGGTCCAGAACCCCAAGTACGAGGAGATCAAGGCGTCGATCCGTGCAGCGGGCCTCAAGCACAAGCCCCCGGTCACCCAGCGGCCGGGCGAGAAGCACTACACCATCTGCGACGGTGGCAATACCCGCCTGCAGATCCTGCGCGAGCTCTATGAAGAGACCGGTGAGTCGCGCTTCCACGCCTTCTATGCCCTGTACCGACCCTGGCAGTCGGAAGTGAAGATGCTGACGGGGCACCTCAGCGAGAACGACAACCGTGGCCAGCTGCTTTGGATCGAGCGAGCCAAGGGCGTGATGGACGCCAAGGCGATGTACGAGGAGGAGAGCGGCGACACGCTCTCGCAGCGTGAGCTGGTCAAGCGCCTTGCGGAGGACGGCTACCAGGTGGCCCAGAGCCATATCAGCAAGATGCTCTATACCGTCGAGCATCTGCTGCCCACGCTGCCCAATACCCTCTACAGCGGCCTGGGGCGGCCGCAGGTCGAGAAGCTGATCAGCTACCGGGAAGCCTGCCGGCTGATCTGGGAGCGCTGCACCCAGGAGGTCGAGCCCCAGGGCTTTGCCGATACCTGGCACCAGACCATGGCCTGGTTCGATGACGAGGGCCAGACCGAGATGAACTGGGGCATCGTGGTGGATCGGCTTTGCGGCATGCTGGCCGACTACACGGGCGTGCACTTCAACGTCTGCGAGCTGACCCTCGACAATATCGTCACCTATCGCAAGCGGCGCTGGGACCTGGAAGAGCATCAGGCCTTCGAGGCCCTGGACGTTGAGTTGCAGCAGATGCGTGACCCCGACGCCCAGCCGCCCTCTCTCTATCCACCGCTGCCCGAGCCCGCCACGGGCGGTGCGCCGGTGGTGAAGGTGCCCGCTTCAGATCCTGGCCGTGAACCTCAATCTCAGCCGCAGACCGACCCTCAGGCCGAGCAGCTGCCGTCGCCTCGGACCCTCAGCCGAGACGCGCCTACCGACGATGAGAGAGCAGAGAGCGCCGAGCTGCTTCGGCTGCGTGAGCAGGTTGCCGCTCTGGAGCGCGAAAAACAGCAGCTGAGCGAGTCACCGTCTCCCTCGGTGTCGGTATTCAGCGAGCCGGCATCGGAGGCTGACCCAGTGCCCATGGCGGCACCCGCAGAGGAGGCGGGTGACTGGCCAGAGGGTGCTGCGCGGACGGAGGCCGAGCGGGCTGCCCGCCTTGAAGGGCTGACTCAGTCCCGCTGGGAAGAGACTCCAGGGAAGCGCGGCTACCGTCACCACCTGGCCAGCGAGCTCGGCGTGCCCAGCTTCGACTTCGAGCAGCTGGCTCCCCTGGCGGCACCGGTGCTCTCCGGTGAGACCACCCCGCCCATTGCCGACGTCTGGTTTATCGAAGGCGTCGAGGATGAGCCTCGCTCACTGCGTATTCGTATCCGTGAACTGGTGCAGGTCATCGCCCGCTGGGGCGGCTTCGGCGGCAGCGACGTGGTGATCGCCGATGACGACGGCATCGGCTTCGACCTCAACCCACTGCCCGAGGCGGCCGACCGCCGTGCCCGCTTCGCCTGGCAGGCGCTGGCCAGCCTGCGCGGCGAGCTCAATCCCGAGTACCCCGCCGATGCCACCCTGTGGGGAGCGCTGCTGGGCACCCATCGGGAAGAGGGCGCTGAGAGCGCCTGGGACGATGCGGTACTGCTTCGTTTCTTCCGTCTGGTGCGGCTGATTCGCCGCCTTCGTGAACACCTGCAGGGACAACAGGAGGCCCAGTCATGA
- a CDS encoding type II toxin-antitoxin system HicA family toxin, with protein sequence MSKSLSAARGCKGMQRLVRYAATRGWEVQRTSGGHMRFSKPGCAPVFTSFTTKDRRAELNARSQLRRAEGQQRGRHEE encoded by the coding sequence ATGAGTAAGTCGCTGTCGGCAGCACGAGGGTGCAAGGGGATGCAGCGTCTGGTGCGCTATGCCGCCACCCGGGGGTGGGAGGTGCAGCGTACCAGCGGTGGGCACATGCGGTTCAGCAAGCCGGGTTGTGCGCCGGTCTTCACCTCCTTTACCACCAAGGACCGCCGCGCCGAGCTCAATGCACGCTCCCAGCTGCGCCGCGCGGAGGGGCAGCAGAGGGGCCGCCATGAAGAGTGA
- a CDS encoding DUF7673 family protein — protein sequence MSQYRVRTPEPRSRLSQALAQVMNETRQRQLEAEQQGLSSLEHLICVAQGHSGQSHHLRRLLLALYNGDSWPFEMQRLRGLDPALQADALAVIQMATYSGHEIHTFIEGGDALLKRFWEIEEAKDE from the coding sequence ATGAGCCAGTATCGCGTGCGCACACCCGAACCCCGTTCCCGGCTTTCTCAGGCGTTGGCTCAGGTCATGAACGAGACTCGCCAGCGTCAGCTTGAGGCTGAGCAGCAGGGGCTCTCATCTCTCGAGCATCTGATCTGCGTGGCTCAGGGACACAGCGGCCAGTCCCATCACCTGCGCCGCCTACTCCTCGCGCTCTACAACGGCGACAGCTGGCCTTTCGAGATGCAGCGGCTGCGCGGGCTCGACCCTGCCCTGCAGGCAGATGCCCTCGCGGTGATCCAGATGGCCACCTACAGCGGCCACGAGATCCACACCTTCATCGAGGGTGGTGATGCCTTGCTGAAACGCTTCTGGGAGATCGAGGAGGCCAAGGATGAGTAA
- the dnaB gene encoding replicative DNA helicase, with amino-acid sequence MSAIENLVELRVAEERPEAGYLPPHSLEAEQSVLGGLLLDNAMWDEVADRLAPAMFYQQAHRLVFQAIRELADRDQPMDVVTVSEALEEAHQLEQVGGLAFLAELARNTPSAANVAAYAEIVKDRHALRQLIHTCFTLNQQALNAQGRTAAELIEEAEQKLFALTEERHDRLSSMKEMLGEAINVIDQAFNAQGGVTGIPSGLSELDAMTAGWQPGDLIILAGRPSMGKTAMGLGFAEHALMAEEAAGPVFIFSLEMPESQLMLRLIASLGNVSLQKLRTGKMEDGDWPKVTPAVSRLTQLDGKLLIDDASGITASSLKARARRMTRRFGRPSMILVDYLQLLQEPGSENRTLEVGKVSRILKETAKELRTPVIALSQLNRSLETRPNKRPCMADLRDSGALEQDADVIAFIYRDEVYHPDNEDSHGLAELILGKQRNGPTGTVHLAFQGESARFKPLAWQHQEVTP; translated from the coding sequence ATGAGTGCCATTGAGAACCTGGTCGAGCTTCGGGTGGCCGAGGAGCGCCCGGAAGCCGGTTATCTGCCACCCCACAGCCTGGAGGCAGAGCAGTCGGTGCTGGGTGGGCTGCTGCTGGATAACGCCATGTGGGACGAGGTCGCCGACCGCCTGGCCCCTGCCATGTTCTATCAGCAGGCCCACCGCCTGGTGTTTCAGGCGATCCGGGAGCTGGCAGATCGCGACCAGCCGATGGATGTGGTGACCGTCTCCGAAGCGCTGGAGGAAGCCCACCAGCTGGAGCAGGTGGGAGGGCTCGCGTTTCTGGCTGAGCTGGCCCGCAATACGCCCAGCGCGGCCAATGTGGCGGCCTATGCCGAGATCGTGAAGGACCGCCATGCGCTGCGGCAGCTGATCCACACCTGCTTCACGCTGAACCAGCAGGCCCTGAACGCTCAGGGCCGCACGGCCGCCGAGCTGATCGAGGAGGCCGAGCAGAAGCTCTTCGCCCTGACGGAGGAGCGCCATGACCGGCTGAGCTCCATGAAGGAGATGCTGGGGGAGGCCATCAACGTCATCGATCAGGCCTTCAATGCGCAGGGTGGGGTGACGGGGATCCCGAGCGGCCTGAGCGAGCTGGACGCCATGACCGCGGGCTGGCAGCCGGGGGATCTCATCATCCTGGCCGGCCGCCCCTCCATGGGCAAGACCGCCATGGGGCTCGGCTTTGCGGAGCATGCCCTGATGGCAGAGGAGGCTGCCGGTCCGGTCTTTATCTTCTCCCTGGAGATGCCCGAGTCGCAGCTGATGCTGCGGCTGATCGCCAGCCTGGGCAATGTCTCCCTGCAGAAGCTGCGCACCGGAAAGATGGAAGACGGGGATTGGCCCAAGGTAACCCCCGCGGTCAGTCGGCTCACCCAGCTGGACGGGAAGCTCTTGATCGATGATGCCTCGGGAATCACCGCTTCCAGCCTGAAGGCCCGCGCTCGCCGCATGACCCGCCGCTTCGGCCGCCCCTCAATGATCCTGGTGGACTACCTGCAGCTGCTTCAGGAGCCGGGCAGCGAAAACCGCACCCTCGAGGTGGGCAAGGTCAGCCGCATCCTCAAGGAAACCGCCAAGGAGCTGCGCACCCCGGTGATTGCCCTGTCGCAGCTCAACCGCTCCTTGGAGACCCGCCCCAACAAGCGCCCCTGCATGGCCGACCTACGTGACAGTGGCGCGCTGGAGCAGGATGCCGACGTCATCGCCTTCATCTACCGCGACGAGGTCTACCACCCCGACAACGAAGACAGCCACGGCCTGGCCGAGTTGATCCTGGGCAAGCAGCGCAATGGGCCCACCGGCACCGTGCACCTGGCGTTCCAGGGGGAGTCGGCGCGCTTCAAGCCGTTGGCCTGGCAGCATCAGGAGGTGACCCCATGA
- a CDS encoding ParA family protein gives MRVVSVISTKGGVGKTTVTANLGGLLADAGLRVLFIDLDSQPTLSSYYPLRTEAPGGTYELIALSDTAPDRVISQTAHPNLDVVISNDHAGQLPQLLLNAPDGRFRLAQLLSNLSGYDLILIDTQGARSITLEMAVLASDHALSPITPELLSAREFVRGTVGLLRDLEALSQFTHLSVPPVSVLVNRLDETADARGIHQTLAEMFAAGEQGVTVMQSTIRAGVAFRQAASAGLPAHQFEPRKPAGRKSPAAADQVKTMACELNPDWQPLIDAMVSTTAMQGGCHDECH, from the coding sequence ATGCGCGTTGTATCCGTTATTTCGACCAAGGGCGGGGTCGGCAAGACCACCGTCACTGCCAATCTGGGCGGCCTCCTGGCCGATGCGGGCCTCAGGGTCCTGTTCATCGACCTGGACAGTCAGCCGACGCTCTCCAGTTACTACCCCCTCCGCACCGAAGCCCCCGGCGGCACCTATGAGCTGATCGCGCTTAGCGACACGGCTCCCGACCGCGTCATATCGCAGACGGCCCATCCCAATCTGGATGTAGTGATCTCCAACGATCATGCCGGCCAGCTTCCTCAGCTGCTGCTCAACGCCCCGGACGGCCGTTTCCGGCTTGCCCAGCTGCTCTCCAATCTGTCGGGCTATGACCTCATCCTGATCGACACCCAGGGGGCGCGCTCCATCACGCTGGAGATGGCGGTCCTGGCTTCCGATCACGCTCTCTCTCCCATCACTCCCGAGCTGCTCTCTGCCCGTGAGTTCGTGCGTGGCACCGTTGGCCTGCTGCGCGATCTCGAGGCGCTCAGCCAGTTCACCCACCTCTCCGTTCCCCCCGTTTCCGTACTCGTGAATCGCCTGGATGAAACCGCCGATGCGCGGGGCATCCACCAGACGCTGGCAGAGATGTTCGCCGCCGGCGAGCAGGGCGTCACCGTCATGCAGAGCACCATCCGCGCCGGTGTCGCCTTCCGACAGGCGGCCAGCGCGGGGTTGCCGGCTCACCAGTTCGAGCCGCGCAAGCCCGCCGGCCGCAAGTCGCCCGCCGCTGCCGACCAGGTCAAGACGATGGCCTGTGAGCTCAACCCCGACTGGCAGCCGCTGATCGACGCCATGGTCAGCACCACCGCCATGCAGGGAGGCTGCCACGATGAGTGCCATTGA
- a CDS encoding oxidative damage protection protein yields MSQTVFCRKYQRELEALPFPPLPGKKGQEIQASVSKQAWEEWQALQTRLINEKHLNMLDPASREYLMDQMERFLDNRETDQAEGYVPREEG; encoded by the coding sequence ATGAGTCAGACCGTCTTCTGTCGTAAGTATCAGCGCGAGCTCGAGGCGCTGCCGTTTCCCCCCCTGCCCGGCAAGAAGGGCCAGGAGATCCAGGCCAGCGTGTCGAAGCAGGCCTGGGAGGAGTGGCAGGCCCTGCAGACCCGCCTGATCAACGAGAAGCACCTCAACATGCTCGACCCCGCCTCCCGGGAGTATCTGATGGACCAGATGGAGCGCTTCCTCGACAACCGCGAGACCGACCAGGCCGAAGGCTATGTGCCTCGGGAGGAGGGCTGA
- the mutY gene encoding A/G-specific adenine glycosylase translates to MSEMPSPVLSAAEFQRRLLAWFDVHGRHDLPWQQERTPYRVWVSEIMLQQTQVATVIPYFERFMARFPTVRELAVAHQDEVLHLWTGLGYYARGRNLHKAAGVLLDEHGGDFPMDAEALAALPGIGRSTAGAIIAQSSGERAVILDGNVKRSLARLHAVEGWPGRPAVERRLWALAEHYTPHERLVDYTQAVMDLGATLCRRGTPECGRCPFADVCLAHARGAERRFPESKPKKSLPTRTTRMLLLRDARGRVLLEQRPASGLWGGLWSLPQFDDEAALTAWLDSHAPGSAIESAGAPFLHVFSHFRLEITPQPARVERLDAVGETRRWYDPENPDAVGLAAPVKSLLTSLAPLALDAPPGPYTHEEIDP, encoded by the coding sequence ATGAGTGAGATGCCCTCACCCGTCCTGTCCGCCGCAGAGTTCCAGCGGCGACTGCTGGCCTGGTTCGATGTCCATGGCCGCCACGACCTGCCCTGGCAGCAGGAGCGCACGCCTTACCGGGTATGGGTCTCCGAGATCATGCTGCAGCAGACCCAGGTGGCCACGGTCATTCCCTACTTCGAGCGCTTTATGGCGCGCTTTCCGACGGTGCGCGAGCTGGCGGTCGCGCATCAGGACGAGGTGCTGCATCTGTGGACGGGGCTTGGCTACTATGCGCGGGGGCGCAACCTGCACAAGGCCGCAGGCGTGCTCCTCGACGAGCATGGCGGTGACTTCCCCATGGACGCCGAGGCGCTGGCGGCGCTGCCCGGCATCGGGCGCTCCACCGCGGGGGCGATCATCGCCCAGAGCAGCGGGGAGCGCGCGGTGATCCTCGACGGCAACGTCAAGCGCAGCCTGGCGCGCCTGCATGCCGTTGAGGGATGGCCGGGGCGTCCCGCGGTGGAGCGCCGGCTGTGGGCCCTGGCCGAGCACTACACGCCCCACGAGCGCCTGGTCGATTACACCCAGGCGGTGATGGATCTGGGGGCGACCCTGTGCCGGCGCGGCACGCCCGAGTGCGGACGCTGCCCCTTCGCCGATGTCTGCCTGGCCCATGCCCGGGGCGCGGAGCGCCGCTTCCCGGAGTCGAAGCCGAAGAAGTCGCTGCCCACCCGCACCACCCGCATGCTGCTGCTGCGCGATGCGCGCGGCCGCGTGCTGCTCGAGCAGCGGCCTGCCAGCGGCCTGTGGGGGGGGCTGTGGAGCCTGCCGCAGTTCGATGACGAGGCGGCGCTCACGGCCTGGCTCGACAGCCATGCGCCGGGCAGCGCGATCGAGTCGGCCGGAGCGCCCTTCCTGCATGTGTTCAGCCACTTCCGGCTGGAGATCACGCCCCAGCCGGCCCGCGTCGAGCGCCTCGATGCGGTGGGCGAGACCCGCCGCTGGTACGATCCCGAGAACCCCGATGCCGTGGGCCTGGCGGCACCGGTCAAGTCGCTGCTGACCAGCCTGGCGCCCTTAGCCCTGGATGCCCCGCCGGGACCCTACACCCACGAGGAGATCGACCCATGA
- a CDS encoding AsmA family protein, whose amino-acid sequence MRRLLSTLLAAIGILAVLAVAAVVYVTTFFDPEDLKPRLIEVVREQSGLELALEGPLTWSFYPRLGVGVEKAEAWLPEQTVSEETSFVAFRRAEVSLAFTPLLRGEIAIDGMTLDGMRLNLERDEAGRGNWEALMERLAERSEAAEEVLAPAGASAGPVPDGQGGLAVALNIANVQVRDGEVSYRDLGAGHELRLESLGITGSNVNPRSAFPIRTSFRLVGHDDLDPEAQENTPRLTSDVSLEGRVTLGLAERRYRLENLALTTTSRLAAVEGEQKLVLKGSELHLDAIERRLHLAEGSLDATLNHPALGDSPLPLSLAFALEADLLEETAHLRDLVLSGEHGLSLNGNLNVDHLLEAPPHEGQLRLAAFSLRPWLERFDSLPAMADDEALTEVVLTTPVRGDMSRLELAGLTLTLDGSTFTGQLSAGLDGRALDFDLQGDRLDLDAYLPPAEPAGERAAAGLPGITRAHAEAPGALVPAEWLAELALAGELRLGGLGLAGLEFRDVGLTLEGADGRQRLSRFEAGFYEGSLAASGELDLTRDPIHWRLAPRIERVRADELLKALGDEEAALRGRFSADGELTSRGNSWPDLRRHLDGRVEARIDDGAILDVNVSRELCTAVAALEGRETSRDWHPDTRFEEAGATFVIRDGTLNSEDLLVVIPGIELGGEGWLDLISERFELRAAARVVDTADAACRVNPRLERLPFPVRCEGSLSGDSAEWCRFDREAFQSAIGEALRDELGRRVGEEAERRLEGTLERLDERLGEGSGRELRDALRGLLN is encoded by the coding sequence ATGCGTCGCCTTCTGAGTACCCTGCTGGCCGCGATCGGGATTCTCGCCGTTCTGGCCGTGGCCGCGGTGGTCTATGTGACCACCTTCTTCGACCCCGAGGACCTCAAGCCGCGGCTGATCGAGGTGGTGCGCGAGCAGAGCGGCCTGGAGCTGGCCCTGGAGGGCCCCCTGACCTGGTCCTTCTATCCGCGACTCGGCGTCGGCGTCGAGAAGGCCGAGGCCTGGCTGCCCGAACAGACGGTGAGCGAGGAGACCTCCTTCGTGGCCTTCCGGCGGGCCGAGGTGAGCCTGGCCTTCACCCCCCTGCTGCGCGGCGAGATCGCCATCGACGGCATGACCCTGGATGGCATGCGCCTCAACCTCGAGCGGGACGAGGCGGGGCGCGGCAACTGGGAGGCGCTGATGGAGCGCCTCGCCGAGCGCAGCGAGGCCGCCGAAGAGGTGCTGGCGCCGGCAGGCGCCTCCGCCGGCCCGGTGCCGGATGGTCAGGGCGGCCTGGCCGTGGCGCTCAACATCGCCAACGTGCAGGTGCGTGACGGCGAGGTGAGCTATCGCGACCTGGGCGCCGGGCATGAGCTGCGCCTGGAATCGCTCGGCATCACCGGCAGCAACGTCAACCCGCGCAGCGCCTTCCCGATCCGCACCAGTTTCCGCCTGGTCGGCCACGACGACCTGGACCCGGAGGCCCAGGAGAACACTCCCAGGCTGACCAGCGACGTCTCTCTCGAGGGTCGCGTGACCCTGGGGCTGGCGGAGCGACGCTACCGGTTGGAGAACCTCGCGCTGACGACCACCAGCCGCCTGGCCGCGGTGGAGGGCGAGCAGAAGCTGGTCCTGAAAGGCAGCGAGCTGCACCTTGACGCCATCGAGCGCCGCCTGCACCTGGCGGAGGGCAGCCTGGACGCCACGCTCAACCACCCTGCGCTTGGCGATTCGCCGCTGCCGCTCTCCCTGGCCTTCGCGCTGGAGGCGGATCTCCTCGAGGAGACCGCCCACCTGCGCGACCTGGTGCTGAGCGGCGAGCACGGCCTCAGCCTGAACGGCAACCTCAATGTCGACCACCTGCTGGAGGCGCCGCCCCACGAGGGCCAGCTGCGCCTCGCCGCGTTCTCCCTGCGCCCCTGGCTCGAGCGCTTCGACAGCCTGCCTGCCATGGCCGATGACGAGGCCCTCACCGAGGTGGTGCTGACCACCCCCGTGCGGGGCGACATGTCGCGCCTGGAGCTCGCCGGGCTGACCCTGACGCTGGACGGCAGCACCTTCACCGGGCAGCTGTCGGCGGGCCTGGACGGCCGTGCCCTCGACTTCGACCTGCAGGGGGATCGCCTCGACCTGGATGCCTACCTGCCGCCGGCGGAGCCTGCCGGCGAGCGTGCGGCCGCTGGCCTGCCCGGGATCACCAGGGCCCATGCCGAGGCGCCGGGCGCCCTGGTGCCGGCCGAGTGGCTCGCCGAGCTGGCCCTGGCGGGCGAGCTGCGCCTGGGCGGGCTGGGGCTCGCCGGACTCGAGTTCCGCGACGTCGGCCTGACGCTGGAGGGCGCCGACGGCCGCCAGCGCCTCAGCCGCTTCGAGGCCGGCTTCTACGAGGGGAGCCTGGCCGCCAGCGGGGAGCTGGACCTGACCCGCGACCCCATCCACTGGCGGCTGGCGCCTCGCATCGAGCGGGTGCGCGCCGACGAGCTGCTGAAGGCGCTGGGCGACGAGGAGGCCGCGCTGCGCGGACGCTTCTCCGCCGACGGCGAGCTCACCTCCCGCGGCAACAGCTGGCCGGACCTGAGGCGCCACCTCGATGGCCGCGTCGAGGCGCGCATCGATGACGGGGCCATTCTGGACGTCAACGTCTCCCGGGAGCTGTGCACCGCGGTGGCGGCCCTGGAGGGACGCGAGACCAGCCGCGACTGGCACCCGGATACCCGCTTCGAGGAGGCCGGCGCCACCTTTGTCATCCGCGACGGTACCCTCAACAGCGAGGACCTGCTGGTGGTCATCCCGGGCATCGAGCTGGGCGGCGAGGGCTGGCTCGACCTCATCAGCGAGCGCTTCGAACTGCGCGCCGCGGCGCGGGTGGTGGACACCGCCGATGCCGCCTGCCGGGTCAATCCCCGTCTCGAGCGGCTGCCCTTCCCGGTGCGCTGCGAGGGCAGCCTCTCGGGAGATAGCGCCGAATGGTGCCGCTTCGACCGCGAGGCCTTCCAGTCCGCTATCGGCGAGGCGCTGCGCGACGAACTGGGTCGCCGGGTCGGCGAGGAAGCGGAGCGCCGCCTGGAGGGCACCCTGGAGCGTCTCGACGAGCGGCTCGGGGAGGGCAGCGGCCGGGAACTTCGCGATGCCCTGCGCGGTCTGTTGAATTGA
- a CDS encoding acetyl-CoA sensor PanZ family protein, producing the protein MPVTLHPVDRAAWEADAQAQLDLARIYADAPSERLPAPVDAFIHGHLADGHRFLCARFNDRLIGAVAQRDDGEAWWLSHFCIRKPTRRRGVGTRLLTLVGQAAQAEERALRAELGQLRLADQVLLVRLGFRLEQHESFHELLMPERSQ; encoded by the coding sequence ATGCCGGTGACACTCCATCCCGTCGACCGCGCCGCCTGGGAAGCGGATGCCCAGGCGCAGCTCGACCTCGCCCGTATCTATGCCGATGCGCCCTCCGAGCGGCTGCCCGCGCCGGTGGACGCCTTCATCCATGGTCATCTGGCCGATGGCCATCGCTTCCTATGCGCCCGCTTCAACGATCGCCTGATCGGTGCGGTGGCCCAGCGCGACGACGGCGAGGCCTGGTGGCTGTCGCACTTCTGCATCCGCAAGCCGACCCGCCGACGCGGCGTCGGCACCCGGCTGCTGACCCTGGTGGGCCAGGCGGCCCAGGCCGAGGAGAGGGCCCTGCGCGCCGAGCTGGGGCAGCTTCGGCTGGCCGATCAGGTGCTGCTGGTGCGGCTGGGCTTCCGGCTCGAACAGCACGAGAGCTTCCATGAGCTGCTGATGCCCGAGAGGAGCCAGTGA
- the hisB gene encoding imidazoleglycerol-phosphate dehydratase HisB encodes MSERIATVSRDTQETRITVTVNLDGTGKLACETGVPFLDHMLDQVARHGQIDLEIKAEGDLHIDDHHTVEDLGITLGQAFAKAVGDKRGIRRYGHAYVPLDEALSRVVVDFSGRPGLFMDVEFTRATIGRLDTQLFWEFFQGFVNHGMVTLHIDNLKGFNAHHQAETIFKAFGRALRMALEPDERMAGQMPSTKGCL; translated from the coding sequence ATGTCCGAGCGTATCGCCACGGTCAGCCGTGACACCCAGGAAACCCGGATCACCGTGACCGTCAACCTGGACGGCACCGGCAAGCTGGCCTGCGAGACCGGCGTGCCCTTCCTCGACCACATGCTCGACCAGGTGGCACGCCACGGCCAGATCGATCTCGAGATCAAGGCCGAAGGCGATCTCCACATCGACGACCACCACACCGTCGAGGACCTCGGCATCACCCTGGGCCAGGCCTTCGCCAAGGCCGTGGGCGACAAGCGCGGCATCCGCCGCTACGGCCACGCCTACGTGCCGCTGGACGAGGCGCTCTCGCGGGTGGTGGTGGACTTCTCCGGCCGCCCCGGGCTCTTCATGGACGTGGAGTTCACCCGTGCCACCATCGGCCGCCTGGACACCCAGCTCTTCTGGGAATTCTTCCAGGGCTTCGTCAACCACGGCATGGTGACCCTGCACATCGACAACCTGAAGGGCTTCAATGCCCACCATCAGGCAGAGACCATCTTCAAGGCCTTCGGCCGCGCGCTGCGCATGGCGCTGGAGCCCGACGAGCGCATGGCCGGCCAGATGCCATCTACCAAGGGCTGCCTGTGA